From a single Apium graveolens cultivar Ventura chromosome 2, ASM990537v1, whole genome shotgun sequence genomic region:
- the LOC141690301 gene encoding uncharacterized protein LOC141690301, with the protein MAYSLLLAIQKLRPYFQGHDIRVYTNQPLWKILHKPDLFGRLVNRAVELSQFNISYLYRQSIRGQALADFLTECSAPLESETPPEDSPKLAQLPIPWLLFVDGSSTSDSSEAGVLLVSPGGFEFQQSIRFNFPATNNCSEYEALLAGLRLAKFLQVQHLKVNSNSQLIVNYVLGGFTTKSPLIIKYLEETKSQLLEFKIATLEGILRGENQRADILEKLATDEDLSPSIGLYKVLLPSPSVAPLDETTLEVLTLYYGPNWMTQIHLKQFVETEFEEYLTAYGIQHRRSSVAYPQANGQVEVTNRTLLQSLRKNVQDSKSLWVKELPNMLWAYRTNTRKPTGESPFRLTYGTEALVPVEVGEPSTQVQNYNPKLNQ; encoded by the exons ATGGCGTACTCTCTTCTACTTGCCATCCAAAAGCTCCGTCCTTACTTTCAGGGGCACGACATCAGGGTATACACCAACCAACCTCTATGGAAGATTCTCCATAAACCTGATCTCTTTGGAAGGTTAGTAAACCGGGCTGTAGAACTCAGTCAATTTAATATTTCTTATTTGTACCGCCAGTCCATTAGGGGTCAAGCCTTAGCTGATTTCTTGACTGAATGCTCTGCACCTTTAGAATCTGAAACCCCTCCAGAAGATTCCCCGAAGCTGGCTCAACTACCTATTCCTTGGCTATTATTTGTTGATGGATCCTCCACTTCTGATAGTAGTGAAGCAGGTGTCTTACTGGTGAGTCCCGGAGGGTTTGAATTCCAACAGTCAATAAGGTTTAATTTCCCTGCAACGAACAATTGCTCAGAGTATGAAGCACTTCTCGCCGGCTTGCGGTTGGCTAAATTCCTCCAAGTTCAACATCTGAAGGTCAATAGCAATTCCCAACTTATTGTGAATTACGTACTTGGTGGTTTCACAACTAAGTCGCCTCTAATAATAAAATATCTCGAAGAAACCAAGTCTCAGCTTTTAGAATTTAAAATCGCCACTCTTGAAGGAATTTTAAGAGGAGAAAACCAAAGAGCTGATATTCTGGAAAAGTTAGCTACAGATGAAGATCTCTCCCCTTCGATTGGTCTTTACAAAGTCCTGTTACCATCCCCTTCGGTGGCTCCTCTAGATGAAACCACCCTGGAGGTGTTAACACTCTATTACGGCCCTAATTGGATGACTCAAATTCACCT AAAACAGTTCGTCGAGACAGAATTCGAGGAATATTTGACAGCCTACGGAATACAACACCGAAGGTCCTCTGTAGCTTACCCACAAGCTAACGGCCAGGTTGAGGTCACCAACCGAACTCTTCTACAAAGTTTAAGGAAAAATGTACAAGATTCAAAGTCACTCTGGGTTAAAGAATTGCCAAATATGCTCTGGGCCTATCGTACTAACACCCGTAAGCCTACCGGAGAAAGCCCCTTTCGATTAACTTATGGCACTGAGGCTCTTGTGCCGGTAGAGGTTGGAGAGCCTTCCACTCAAGTTCAGAACTACAATCCCAAACTCAATCAATAA